CTCCTCCACACCGGCAGCGATAACGGCGTCATATCCGGCCTTCTCTGCATGGACTGCATGCCTGACCGATCCGAGCTTATGAATGAATTTACAGCCGGCGTCATGCGCTCGCTTGATAGCGTCAGGACCGAAGAACTTATCGACCGGCGTGCCCGAGATCTCGAATGCGGGCACCTTCTCAGCGACACAGGCGTCAAACCAGTCGGCGTACATCTCCTTGGTTATGCGAAAAGACGGCAGCAGGGACAGGTTCACGGAAAACGGCTTGTCAGTTTTTTCCCTGGTCTCCCTGATGGCCTGTCGCATCTCCTTGCCGTCTTTGTAATTGGCGGCCGTGATATTACCCAGGCCGCCTGCATTACTGATGGCCGCGCAGAGATCAGGTTTGCACAGCCACATCATGCCGCCACACATAATCGGGTGCTTGATGCCAAACAGCTCGGTCATTCTGGTTTTCATCTCTCTTCTCCTCTGTGAACCAATGTAAAATTTATGCGATTATAACATGCCGATCAGCTTGAGGTAAAGTTGACTAACCAATCAATCATTTTGACAACGGCGACCTTTTTTGAGATTATTACCGTTCGAAAGGTATCAATTAATAATGGAGGTTTGAACTCGTGAAAACCAGAATAACGGAGCTCTTCGGAATAAAACATCCCATTGTGTTATCGGGAATGGCCTTCGTCAGCCTGCCCAGGCTGGTCGCGGCGGTCAGCAACGCAGGCGGACTGGGTATTTTCAACAGCGTGGCAAACTCTCCCGACCAACTCAAGGGCATTATCCAGGAGATCAAGACACTGACGGACAAGCCTTTCGCTATAAACGTCACCCTTATATTCCCCAACGGAAAAGAGAATGCCGAGATGGCGCTGGCCGAGAAGGCTCCTATAATTAACTTCGCCCTGGGTAAGGGCGACTGGATCATCAAGCAGGCTCATACCTACGGCGGCAAGGTCGTGTCCACGGTAGCCACGGAACGCCATGCCATCAGGGCGGCCGAGCAGGGCGCCGACGGCATTATCGTCACCGGGCACGAGGCGGCAGCACATGGCGGCGATGTGGGCGGCATGGTTCTGCTGCCGCAAATAGCCAGCAAGGTAAAGATACCCATCATCTCCGCCGGCGGATACTGCGACGGGCGCGGACTGGCTGCGGCTCTGGCCCTGGGCGCCGATGCCATCGCCATGGGCACACGTTTCGTGGTAACCCAGGAATGCGATGTGCATCCCAATATCAAACAGACTGCAATGAAATGTCAGATGGAAGAGACGATATATTCGGCGGGCATCGACGGCCTGCCCGGGCGATGGTACGCCAATAAGAAGGCTCTTGAGATGGCTAACAGCAAGACTTCATATATGGAGGCGCTCAAAGCCGGCTGGGCGATGAGAAAACAGGTGGATACCCCCATCTGGAAGCTGCTTGCAGGCAGCCTTCAGAAAAGGGGCGTACAGCAGCTGGCGCAGCAGGCCATCGGCATAGACGCGCTGGGTAAAATCCTGGACGAGGGCGACCTGGAGAACGGCGTGGTGCCGTTCGGCCAGGTTGTAGGCCGCATACGCGACCTGCCCACCTGCAAAGAGCTGATCGAGCGCATCGTGGCCGAGGCGGAGGAAACCATCAAAGGGCTTCAGGCAAAGGTTTAAATCTCTGTGTCCAGCGGCTGCCGTTAAATTAGTTACTCCCCTCATACCGCTTCATTATGCTAATATCTTTATGTGTTTTAAGCAGTATTCTGCGGGAGCGAGACAATGACACAGAGCACAGACACCCTCCAGCTGGACAGATTCAACAGGACCGTAGCCCTCAAGGACGGATCGGTTTTACATCTCCGGCCCATTATGCCGGACGATGAAAACCGGCTGATGGCCTTCTTCCTGCGCCTGAGCGGGCGTACCATATACTTGCGATATCACCATGTGCTTACCGACCTGTCCAGGGAGGAGGCGCACCAGTATTCCAATATTGATTACGACAACACCTTTGCGGTGGTGGGAATACAGGGAGAAGGGGACAATGAAAGCATCATAGGTGTCGGCCGATACTGGAGGCTATCACAGCCCAACAGAGCGGAGATCGCCTTTATAGTTGAGGACCCTCATCAGCGCAAGGGAATCGGCACGCACCTGCTGGAGCTGCTGGCCGCGGCCGCCCGCGAGCACGGGATAGGTGTATTCGAGGCCGAGGTGCTGCCCGAAAACACCGACATGATCGACGTGCTGCAGGATAGCGGCTTCAAACAGCTCGAAAAAATCACCGAGTCTCACGGATGGAGGGGTGTATACAGCATAGCTCAAACGCCCCTGGTGGAGCAGAAGTCAGCGGAGCGTGAGAAGGTCGCCTCCATCGCTTCCATACGTAAATTCATGTTCCCGCGGTCCATCGCCGTTCTGGGCGCATCCAACAAACCGGGTATCGGCAATGCGCTGGTCAAAGACCTGATCAAGAACGAATATAACGGTATTATCTACCCGGTCAATCCCAAAGATGAGGTCGTATCATCGATCAAGGCATATCCATCCGTTCTTGATATTCCCGGCCAGGTGGATATGGCTATTGTGGCTGTCGCGGCAGAGAGGATACAGCCTTTGATCGAAGAATGCGGCAGGAAGGGAGTAAAAAGCCTGGTTATCATTACCGCCGGCTTCTCCGAGATGGGGGGTGAAGGCATCGAGAGGGAGAGGAAATTACTGAATACCGCCGGGGCATACGGTATGCGCATTATCGGCCCCAACTGCCTGGGTATCCAGAATACCAATCCCACTGTCAATATGAATGCCAGTTTTGCGCCTATCTATCCGCTGCACGGCAGAACCGCCTTCGGCAGCCAGAGCGGCGCACTGGGCGGCGCCATCATCAGTTACGCCATTCAAATCAACCTGGGCCTCTCGAATTTCGTCAGCATCGGTAACGGAGCGGACGTCACCGGCAACGAGCTGCTTCAGTACTGGGCGGAGGACCCCGACACCAACCTGATACTTCTTTACCTCGAATCGTTCGGAAACCCGCGCAAATTTGCTCGCATCGCACGTGAAACAACGCTTAAGAAACCTGTAGTAATAGTGAAAAGCGGGCGCTCGGCCGTGGGCGCGCGCGCTGCCGCTTCTCATACGGGCGCGCTGGCATCGGATGATACCGCCACTACGGCACTTATCAAACAGACCGGCATGCTGAGGTGCAATACACTGGAGGAGCTCTTCGATACCGCCCTGCTGCTGTCGAACCAGCCGATACCAAAAGGCAACCGGGTCGCTATTCTGACCAACGGCGGCGGCGCCGGCATCATGGCCGCCGATGCACTGGCAGCCCATGGCTTTCAACTTCCGATCCTCTCGGATAAAGCCCGCAGCGCCCTCAAATCGTTCCTGCCTCCCAAGTCCAGCTACATGAATCCCATCGATACCACCGCCGCCGTATCGCCCGACCAGTACCGCCAGGCTCTCAACGTGATATTGCAGGAGGATATAGATGCCCTTATCATCATCTATATCCCGCCCATGGAGTTCATGATCGAACTGATGAGGGGAGTTATACGTGAAATGGCTCCGTCATTCCGCGCCAAAGGCATACCCGTCCTGGCCAACTTCCTCGGCCTCGAATCGAGGTTGGTTGTTGGATCCAAAGAGGAAGGTTATGTCCCCACCTACGTTTTTCCGGAGTCGACCGCGCATGCGCTGGCCAAATCGTATGAATACAGCGAGAGATTGAAACGTCCCCTGGGAAACATACCCTCATTTACAGATATAAACAAGGCCGGAGCTGAAAAGGTGATCCAGGATGCGCTGGCACGCACGGATAAACATCCGGTCTGGCTGGATACCGTAGAGATAGTTAAGCTGTTCTCCGCCTACGGTATCAAGTTCGCTCAGTCCGGCGTCGCCGCCACGGCCCAGCAGGCGGCCAAGATGGCCGATGGTATCGGCTACCCGGTGGCACTGAAGCTGTTCTCATCAACGATCTCCCATAAGACCGATGTGGGCGGCGTGATACTCAACCTGGGATCCGCGACGGAGGTCAAAAAGGCCTATGCACAAATCGAGCAAAACCTGGAGAAGATATCGCGCAAGTC
This genomic window from Dehalococcoidia bacterium contains:
- a CDS encoding nitronate monooxygenase, with the translated sequence MKTRITELFGIKHPIVLSGMAFVSLPRLVAAVSNAGGLGIFNSVANSPDQLKGIIQEIKTLTDKPFAINVTLIFPNGKENAEMALAEKAPIINFALGKGDWIIKQAHTYGGKVVSTVATERHAIRAAEQGADGIIVTGHEAAAHGGDVGGMVLLPQIASKVKIPIISAGGYCDGRGLAAALALGADAIAMGTRFVVTQECDVHPNIKQTAMKCQMEETIYSAGIDGLPGRWYANKKALEMANSKTSYMEALKAGWAMRKQVDTPIWKLLAGSLQKRGVQQLAQQAIGIDALGKILDEGDLENGVVPFGQVVGRIRDLPTCKELIERIVAEAEETIKGLQAKV
- a CDS encoding GNAT family N-acetyltransferase — translated: MTQSTDTLQLDRFNRTVALKDGSVLHLRPIMPDDENRLMAFFLRLSGRTIYLRYHHVLTDLSREEAHQYSNIDYDNTFAVVGIQGEGDNESIIGVGRYWRLSQPNRAEIAFIVEDPHQRKGIGTHLLELLAAAAREHGIGVFEAEVLPENTDMIDVLQDSGFKQLEKITESHGWRGVYSIAQTPLVEQKSAEREKVASIASIRKFMFPRSIAVLGASNKPGIGNALVKDLIKNEYNGIIYPVNPKDEVVSSIKAYPSVLDIPGQVDMAIVAVAAERIQPLIEECGRKGVKSLVIITAGFSEMGGEGIERERKLLNTAGAYGMRIIGPNCLGIQNTNPTVNMNASFAPIYPLHGRTAFGSQSGALGGAIISYAIQINLGLSNFVSIGNGADVTGNELLQYWAEDPDTNLILLYLESFGNPRKFARIARETTLKKPVVIVKSGRSAVGARAAASHTGALASDDTATTALIKQTGMLRCNTLEELFDTALLLSNQPIPKGNRVAILTNGGGAGIMAADALAAHGFQLPILSDKARSALKSFLPPKSSYMNPIDTTAAVSPDQYRQALNVILQEDIDALIIIYIPPMEFMIELMRGVIREMAPSFRAKGIPVLANFLGLESRLVVGSKEEGYVPTYVFPESTAHALAKSYEYSERLKRPLGNIPSFTDINKAGAEKVIQDALARTDKHPVWLDTVEIVKLFSAYGIKFAQSGVAATAQQAAKMADGIGYPVALKLFSSTISHKTDVGGVILNLGSATEVKKAYAQIEQNLEKISRKSEMQGVTVQKMLTGGVELIVGVTEDKFFGPLIMFGLGGIYTELFKDVDFRIHPLTDYDAHEMLASFKAHKILDGWRGAPPSDTAAIEDVLLRVSALIEDIPEIQDLDLNPLIAMPVGEGCVVADARISVSPISV